The genome window CGCCAACTGTGGCTGCCGCTGGCGGCCTTTCCCTTCTTCCTCACCGCCGGCTGGCTCCTGGAGCAGATTCCGCTCAACCCGGACAACCCGGCGCCCTTCAACCTGGCTGTCACCCTGCTGGGTTGGGGCCTGGTGCTGCTGCTGGCGCCCACCCCCCTGCACGGACCGCGGGTGACCCTGGCCAGCGAAGCGCCGCCGCTGGTGGCCGCGTTCCTGCAGTTGATCAGCGAAGCGGTCATCCTCTACCTGGTGCGCGCCTTCACCGCCGATTTCCTGGCGATCATCAACGACTTCAACCTGGCGCGCTTCCTCATCTACGGCGGGCTTTTCAGCATGGCCTGGGGTGGCATCGCCGCGGTCGGTCAGCGCGACTTTGCGCCACTGTGGAGTTACGCCGGCCTGGTCAACTATGGCAATCTGCTGCTGGCGATGGGACTGGGGCTGCTCAGCTCGTGGTCGCTGGTGCTGCTCCTCTTCGGCGCCCGCACCATCCTGATCCTCCTGGGCGCCATGAGCCTGGCTTCGTTACGCCAACAGGCCGCCGCCACCGATTTCGCCCGCGTCGCTGGCCTGGCCAACCGCTTACCCTGGACCGTGGCCGGCCTGCTGGCCGGCGGCTTGGGGTTGATCGGCTTCCCGGCGACGGCCGGCTTTGCCAGTCAGTGGACGCTGCTGCAGCAGGTGGCGGTGCGCGATGCGCGCTGGATCGCCGTCATGGTGCCGGCCGCCCTCCTGGTAGCCATCGGCTATCTGCGCGGCCTGGCCGTGCTTGGCGGCGCCACCGCCAATTCCCAGGTGCGTCGTGAGCCGGTCGTGGCCGGCTGGCTGATTGCCCTGGCCGTCCTTGCCAGCGCCGTGCTCGGCCTGGCGCCGCAACTGCTCACCGGACCGGTCTCCGCAGCCCTGGCCGCGCTGGCAACCCTGGTGGGGCGTTGAAGGCTTTAACGCAAAGACGCCGGGGCGCAAAGGCGCAATGGCGCAATGATAATCTCTCGATAAGGGGTTATTGAGAGGATGCTGAACCTGATAGGTTTTGACAGTCTGGACCCTGTAAAATTTTCCCGATCTGTGCGTCTCAACCATGAGTGCGCCCGCCGGCTTGCAGGCCGCTGCGGGCGCGTTGTCTGTAGAGGAATTGTCAGAGTTTGGAGTCAGAGTTTGGAGTCAGAGAGTCAATGAAGAAATCATCACGGCTGAGCGGCTTTTATCAGTTGAGCCGGCCAGAGCGCGCTCGCATCGTTGCGGCATGGGCCGATTTGAGCAGCGAAGAGCAGGCTGCGCTGGCGGCCGGGCTGAGCCTGGAGCAGGCCGATTATATGATCGAAAATGTGATTGGCCTCTTTGCCTTGCCGCTCGGCATCGCCACCAATTTTTGTATCAACGATGAGGACATCCTGGTGCCGATGGCCGTCGAAGAGCCGTCCATCGTGGCTGCGGTCAGCTTTGCCGCGCGGCTTGCGCGCGCGGGCGGCGGCTTTCGCACCGGCAGCACAGAACCGGTGATGATCGGCCAGGTACAACTGCTCGACCTGCCCGACCATGATCTGGCCGCAGCGCAGGTGCAGGCGGCCGCGGCCGACATTCTGGCCGTCGCCAACCGCCTGCATCCGAGCATCCAGGCCCGCGGGGGCGGCGCGCGGGGGCTGGAGGTGCGGCCGCTGGCGGATACGCCGGCCGGCCCGATGTTGATCGTGCATCTGCTGTTCGATACCCGCGATGCCATGGGCGCTAATGCGGTCAACACCGCGGCCGAAGCCATCGCGCCGCTGCTGGAGACGCTGACCGGCGGCCGCGCGCTGCTGCGCATTCTCTCCAACCTGAGCGATCAGCGCCAGGCCTGGGCCGAGGTGGCTATCCCCGTGCAGGCGTTGGCAACGGAAAGCCTGGCCGGCGCACGCGTGGCGCAGGGCATCGTGGAGGCCAACGCGTTTGCCGTGGCCGACCCCTACCGGGCCGCGACGCACAACAAAGGCATCATGAACGGCATTGATGCGGTGGCCCTGGCGACCGGCAATGACTGGCGCGCCCTGGAAGCCGGCGCGCACGCCTACGCCGCCCGCGACGGGCAGTATCGCGGCCTGACCGATTGGCGGGTGGCGCCTGAGCTCGACATGCCGACCGGCCCCACGCTGCATGGCCGCCTGCAGATGCCGCTGGCCGTGGGCACCGTGGGCGGCGCGACCAAGGCCCATCCCAGCGCACAGGTGGCGCTGAAGATTCTGGGTCAGCCCGGCGCGCGCCGCCTGGCTGAGATCATGGCCGCGGTGGGGCTGGCGCAGAATCTGGCTGCCATCCGCGCCCTCGTCACCGACGGCATCCAGCGCGGGCACATGGCCCTCCACGCCCGTCAGGTGGCCCTGGCGGCCGGCGCGCGGGGTGACGAGGTCGCGGCCATCGCCGTCCAACTGGCGCGCGAAGGGCAAGTGCGGCAAGCGCGGGCTGAAGAACTGGTGCGGGCGAGCGCCCGCTTGAGCCTGGAGTAACGAGTCGAGGTAAGAAAGATGTTGTTGATGAAACCAAAACGACCGGTAGGCATTACAGGTTATGGCGCCTACGTGCCGCGCTTTCGCTTGCCGGTGACTGAAGTGTCGCGCGTTTGGACCGATGGCGAAGGCGGGGTGCCGATCAAAGAGAAGTCAGTGCCCGGCCTGGACGAAGACACGGCTACCATGTCCATCGAAGCCGCGCGTAATGCCCTGGCGCGCGCCGGTATTGACCCGCGGCTGATTCGTGCCGTCTGGGTAGGCAGTGAGTCGCATCCGTATGCAGTCAAGCCAACCTCCACCATCGTGGCGGAGGCCATTGGCGCCGTGCCTACCACGCAGGCGGCCGATTGGGAATTCGCCTGTAAAGCAGGTACGGAGACCTTGCAGGCCGCCTTCGGCCTGGTTGGTTCACACATGGCCGATTATGCGCTGGGCATCGGCATGGATGCGGCGCAGGGGCGCCCCGGCGACGCGCTGGAATATACCGCAGGCGCGGGCGGGGCCGCATTTATCATCGGGCCGGCCGCAGAAAGCGTCGCGGTGCTGGAAGGCTCGCTTTCGTATGTGACCGACACGCCCGATTTCTGGCGCCGGCCCTATGCGCATTACCCGTCGCACGGCCAGCGCTTCACGGGCGACCCGGCCTATTTCCATCACATCACCGCGGCGGCGGAGATGATCCTGAGCGAAATGGGGCGCCAGCCGTCCGACTATCGCTTTGCGGTCTTCCATCAGCCCAACCTCAAGTTCCCGCAGAAGGTGGCCAAGAACCTGGGCTTCACGCCGGCGCAGATCGAAACCGGGCTGCTGGTTGGCCTCATCGGCAACACCTACGCGGGTTCTTCCATGATCGGGCTGACCGCCATCCTCGATATTGCCGAGCCGGGCGACCGGGTGTTGATCGTCTCTTTTGGCTCTGGCGCAGGCAGTGATGCCATTTCCTTCGAAGTGACCGATCGGATTGCACACAATCGTGACAAGGCGCCCCTGACGCGTCACTACATCGAGCGGCGCAAAGAAATTGACTACGCCACCTATGTCCGCTATCGCGGCAAGCTGCAGACGGCGTAAGGAGTGTTGCTGTGAGACCAGTCAGTATTATCGGCATTGGGCAGACGCCCGTCGGCGAACTCTGGGATCGCTCATTGCGCCATTTGGGCCATGACGCCCTGGTGGCCGCGCTGCGCGATGCCGGCGTGGAGGCGGTTGACGCCTTGTATGTGGGCAACATGCTCTCCGGCGAATTGGCCGGGCAGGAACACCTGGGCGCGCTGATGGCAGACTTCGTGGGCTGGCGCGGCGTCGAGGCGTTCAAGATCGAAGCGGCCTGCGCGTCGGGCGCGGCTGCGCTGCGCGTGGGCTACCTGGCGGTTGCCAGCGGTCAACTCGACGTGGTGGCTGTGTTGGGCGTCGAGAAGATGACAGACACCACGGGTGAGGAGACCACCAGCGGCCTGGCGCTGGCGGCCGATCAGGAGTACGAAGCGGCCGAAGGCGTTTCCTTTGTGGGCATCAACGCCATGCTCATGCAGCGCT of Candidatus Amarolinea dominans contains these proteins:
- a CDS encoding hydroxymethylglutaryl-CoA reductase, degradative, yielding MKKSSRLSGFYQLSRPERARIVAAWADLSSEEQAALAAGLSLEQADYMIENVIGLFALPLGIATNFCINDEDILVPMAVEEPSIVAAVSFAARLARAGGGFRTGSTEPVMIGQVQLLDLPDHDLAAAQVQAAAADILAVANRLHPSIQARGGGARGLEVRPLADTPAGPMLIVHLLFDTRDAMGANAVNTAAEAIAPLLETLTGGRALLRILSNLSDQRQAWAEVAIPVQALATESLAGARVAQGIVEANAFAVADPYRAATHNKGIMNGIDAVALATGNDWRALEAGAHAYAARDGQYRGLTDWRVAPELDMPTGPTLHGRLQMPLAVGTVGGATKAHPSAQVALKILGQPGARRLAEIMAAVGLAQNLAAIRALVTDGIQRGHMALHARQVALAAGARGDEVAAIAVQLAREGQVRQARAEELVRASARLSLE
- a CDS encoding hydroxymethylglutaryl-CoA synthase translates to MLLMKPKRPVGITGYGAYVPRFRLPVTEVSRVWTDGEGGVPIKEKSVPGLDEDTATMSIEAARNALARAGIDPRLIRAVWVGSESHPYAVKPTSTIVAEAIGAVPTTQAADWEFACKAGTETLQAAFGLVGSHMADYALGIGMDAAQGRPGDALEYTAGAGGAAFIIGPAAESVAVLEGSLSYVTDTPDFWRRPYAHYPSHGQRFTGDPAYFHHITAAAEMILSEMGRQPSDYRFAVFHQPNLKFPQKVAKNLGFTPAQIETGLLVGLIGNTYAGSSMIGLTAILDIAEPGDRVLIVSFGSGAGSDAISFEVTDRIAHNRDKAPLTRHYIERRKEIDYATYVRYRGKLQTA